One Setaria viridis chromosome 7, Setaria_viridis_v4.0, whole genome shotgun sequence genomic region harbors:
- the LOC117864643 gene encoding uncharacterized mitochondrial protein AtMg00240-like, with amino-acid sequence MQYRSIISGLRYLTHTRPDIEFVVSYLSRFMENPCEDHTAAVKRVLRYVAETIGHGIVYSKRSKGRRLELIGFSDSNMARDVDGRKSTTVATTCCQGIWLGWLLQELTGEKLYTPVLKVDNKSTIALAKNPVLHD; translated from the exons ATGCAGTACAGGAGCATCATCAGCGGGCTGCGCTACCTCACACACACAAGACCGGACATCGAATTTGTTGTGAGCTACTTGAGCCGATTCATGGAGAATCCATGTGAGGACCACACCGCCGCCGTCAAGAGAGTCCTTCGCTATGTGGCCGAAACCATTGGACATGGCATAGTCTACTCGAAACGGAGCAAAGGAAGAAGGCTAGAACTGATCGGGTTCAGTGACAGCAACATGGCTAGAGATGTTGATGGGCGGAAGAGCACAACAG TGGCGACGACATGCTGCCAAGGAATTTGGCTGGGATGGCTACTGCAGGAGCTCACCGGAGAGAAGCTTTACACGCCGGTCCTGAAGGTGGACAATAAGTCCACCATTGCATTGGCAAAGAACCCCGTCCTCCACGATTGA
- the LOC117864644 gene encoding pentatricopeptide repeat-containing protein At2g13600: MLRRAVPPSLASSRRRPSTTQARGLQPWPPSRATSAATDRGADARATALKRDTLLSHTAAAARRLFDGTPRRAAVSWNAVVAGHARRGSVLDALDAAARMHRAGLPLTEATFASVLGACARGRWFRAGAQVHSQVIKSGCENFPIVGASLLDFYSSCFDLTATRALFESLHQKNELLWSPMVVALVRFGLLGDALNLLERTPVPRDVFAWTAVISGFAKGTTKCCGKALELFVRFLTDGSVMPNEYTYDSVLRACVRLGTLDFGRSVHGCLIRSGFQSEQLITSALVDLYCSSDALDDALLVYNDLEIPSLITSNTLIAGLIMMGRTEDAKMVFSHMPEHDSGSYNLIIKAYAMDGRLEDCRRLFEKMPRRNMVSLNSMMSVLLQNGRLEEGLKLFEQIKDERDTITWNSMISGYIQNDQPSEALKLFVVMCRLSIGWSPSTFSALLHACATIGTLEQGKMVHGHLCKTSFDSNSHVGTALADMYFKCGCVSDAQSAFGYITSPNVASWTSLINGLAQNGHWMEALIQFGRMLRHHVNPNEITFLGLLIASARAGVVNKGMKIFRSMENYGLVPTVEHYTCAVDLLGRTGRTREAEKFICEMPVPADGVVWGALLTACWYSMDLEMGEKVAQRLFCMGTKHRSAYVAMSNIYAKLGKWEDVVKVRTRLRSLNAKKEPGCSWIEIKDIVHVFLVDDQNHPERDKICLMLEELVSHISVHSEPDDMVIQNLNY; encoded by the coding sequence ATGCTCCGCAGAGCCGTGCCGCCGTCGCTCGCCTCCTCGAGACGGCGGCCGTCAACCACCCAAGCGCGCGGGCTCCAGCCGTGGCCGCCTTCCCGCGCCACATCAGCCGCGACCGACCGAGGCGCCGACGCGCGTGCCACAGCGCTGAAGCGCGATACGCTGCTCTCCcacaccgcggccgccgcccgcaggcTGTTCGACGGAACGCCCCGCCGGGCCGCGGTCTCATGGAACGCCGTTGTCGccggccacgccaggcgcgggagcGTCCTCGACGCgctggacgccgccgcgcgGATGCACCGCGCCGGGTTGCCGCTCACGGAGGCCACGTTCGCGTCGGTGCTCGGCGCCTGCGCCCGCGGGCGGTGGTTCCGCGCGGGGGCGCAGGTTCACAGTCAGGTGATCAAGTCGGGGTGCGAGAATTTCCCCATCGTAGGAGCGTCCCTCCTTGATTTCTACTCCTCGTGCTTCGACCTGACCGCGACTCGCGCACTATTTGAGTCCCTGCATCAGAAAAACGAGCTGCTGTGGAGCCCGATGGTAGTTGCGCTCGTGAGATTTGGCCTGCTGGGAGATGCCCTGAACTTGCTGGAGCGTACGCCAGTGCCTCGTGATGTGTTCGCGTGGACTGCTGTCATATCAGGCTTCGCAAAGGGCACAACCAAGTGCTGCGGCAAGGCACTGGAGCTGTTTGTGAGGTTTCTTACTGATGGCTCTGTCATGCCTAATGAGTATACTTATGACAGTGTTTTAAGGGCATGTGTGAGGCTGGGAACATTAGATTTTGGGCGATCAGTTCATGGATGTCTGATCCGAAGTGGGTTTCAGTCAGAGCAATTAATAACCAGTGCTCTTGTTGATCTTTACTGCAGTTCTGATGCTTTGGATGATGCATTGCTGGTTTACAATGACTTGGAAATTCCTTCCTTGATTACATCCAATACACTGATTGCAGGGCTTATAATGATGGGAAGGACAGAGGATGCAAAGATGGTTTTCTCGCACATGCCAGAGCATGACTCAGGATCCTACAATCTGATTATTAAGGCATATGCAATGGATGGAAGGCTTGAAGATTGCAGGAGGTTGTTTGAGAAGATGCCTCGGAGAAACATGGTGTCCTTGAACTCCATGATGTCAGTGTTGCTCCAGAATGGAAGGCTGGAGGAGGGGTTGAAGCTATTTGAACAGATAAAGGATGAGAGAGACACGATAACATGGAATTCTATGATTTCAGGTTACATTCAGAATGATCAGCCTTCAGAAGCTTTGAAGCTATTTGTGGTCATGTGCCGGTTGTCTATTGGATGGAGCCCTTCTACATTCTCTGCTCTATTGCATGCCTGTGCAACTATTGGGACGCTTGAGCAAGGCAAAATGGTACATGGACACCTGTGCAAGACTTCGTTCGACTCCAACAGTCATGTTGGGACAGCTCTTGCTGATATGTACTTCAAATGTGGTTGTGTGAGTGATGCGCAGTCTGCATTTGGTTACATCACATCACCTAATGTTGCATCATGGACATCTCTTATCAATGGTCTTGCACAAAATGGTCACTGGATGGAGGCTCTGATACAATTTGGGAGGATGCTGAGGCATCATGTCAATCCCAATGAAATCACTTTTCTTGGGCTCCTTATTGCTAGTGCCCGTGCTGGTGTGGTTAACAAAGGGATGAAAATCTTCCGCTCCATGGAAAACTATGGACTAGTTCCAACTGTGGAGCATTATACTTGTGCTGTCGATCTTCTTGGTCGGACTGGACGTACCAGAGAAGCTGAGAAGTTCATCTGTGAGATGCCTGTGCCAGCAGATGGTGTTGTCTGGGGAGCCCTACTTACTGCCTGCTGGTATTCGATGGATCTGGAGATGGGTGAGAAAGTTGCTCAGAGGTTGTTTTGCATGGGCACAAAACATAGGTCTGCTTATGTCGCGATGTCCAACATCTATGCTAAATTGGGGAAATGGGAAGATGTTGTGAAGGTAAGAACAAGATTGAGGAGTCTCAATGCAAAAAAGGAGCCTGGCTGCAGCTGGATTGAGATCAAGGATATAGTTCATGTATTTCTTGTGGATGACCAGAATCACCCTGAAAGAGATAAAATCTGTTTAATGCTAGAAGAGTTAGTATCTCATATATCAGTACATTCTGAACCTGATGATATGGTTATCCAAAACTTGAATTATTGA